In Argiope bruennichi chromosome 4, qqArgBrue1.1, whole genome shotgun sequence, the sequence ACTATACAGTCTTATACTAGATTTACAAAAGATGAAGCATGCAATACAAAATCAAATAgtaatacttaataaatattaaaacatgctaacttttttgcatattcttcTGTCTTATTCATGAGATATTTTCCATATCCTTTGTTTCTTTTGTCTTCTGCTATAATCActacaaaaattagaaataaacattatttaaaattttcaaaacctaCCTATGATTTAATCTAAAATAGTTTGATTAGTTTTTTGTAAGCTGATACAATTATTTCTAGTTTCCATAGTATAGCTGAAATAtaagaattcttattattttatatttttttaatgcataatcttttaaatttaatataataactctCACAGTATTTTAAATCAGAGTCAGTAACACTCAAAAAGGCAATGTTGTcaatctgaataaattttgttgttatataggtttatttataaattgcaaaacaAGAATATAATACtgaagtttgaattaaaaaaaataaagaacatgtACATATTTATACATGTAATAGAATGTTCTGAAAGGATACATTTTATACATCATCAATGGAGTGTTGTATAATTTTATACTATGTAATTTGACgatttaaagaaaactaattagAGTAAGAAATGGCAAATTTTGGACCATggatttacatattattttagcAATGACAGGAAACATTAGAATTtccttaaatagaaaattatgaagGAAGCTATATATGATActaaatctaattatatatttcagtgtataagttttatggatttaaataagactaataaataagagaatattttagtttcatatacCAATAATTGATATTCTATATATTATCTCTACATGTAAGACAAATATTGTCCCTTGAGGAGATTTTTACCTTTTACTTAGCCTTTTTACACCTTATAATCATATagttaataaagagaaaattaatatttaaaagtaaatatttgataaagaatgCTTATACCTGATTCTATCCAGCAGCCATCATTATCTTCTAATACTCTAGTTATTCGACTGTGACCTATAACTCTTTTTTGCCCATTTTCTTCTTCTAGCAATACTAGAGAATCTGGCAATTCCTTACAAGATCTGTTTAGGGAATGCATTCTATCAGTAGAAAAACTGGATGAGTggaagcatttaaataaataagaacattaaaaatataaataacataaacttAAACATTAAACTTGTAGTatagaataatacaaaataaatgtttttgctaTTATAAAGCAAggtttaaaacttttcaaatataaaatagcattggATGGTAGTGAGGTGGGGTTAATTAGATCCTGAGAATCCAccaatttatatctaaatatgaaaatcatacaTTCTCATTATAATAATCCAAATCATAGTAATCTGCTAAAAATCAGATGTTGGTAACAATACATGATGTAATCAGGCAGCTAAAAGAAAGACTGCTGTCCACTGATTAGTGAACTagagacaaaattataaatatttataacggGGAAAAACTAAGTTTCCATTTCCAATGCACACAGATGCCACCCAATTTAACAAATGCTTACTCAAAAGTCAAGTATAAATGttatattgtcattattttttaacacattgactgccatTTGACAGATATATGGTTCACACCTATCATCCAGTTATTCCAAACAATTTAATTTGAGCACTCCTTGTCTGCAAGAGATAGAGATGAAAAGACCATCTAATTAAATAAGTCATCTGAATAACCTGCGAGAGTCATGGCAGCAAACATTTTGAATTctgtttgataataatatttgtgGAGAGAGATCCTGAATATTGGGATATGCATGCCTATACATTGTCTCAAAGCCCAGCTTGGCTTGCAGTAATCTTGCTTGCAAAGATGtcaatgcattaattttattttcatacatacaGATTTGATAAAgagtcacaaaattaaaattttacatattataaattacaataaaaaatataagaaatattacagaataagagtcataatttttttattatagttttaatacatgaaattaaaagtaaatattcagtaatttattAGCTTTAATACATTCACTTAAAAGGAATAACTTATTCTGTCCCGATAAgataaattcaaatgtaaaattaaaagagcaattaaatttttgaaaaccttttCTGAAAAGcattcaacttttttctttttaaaatacaaaatatctgacatttgttatttttctatcaGTTTAAAACAAATCAAGAAGCCAAGTACAGCAAGCAAACAGTactaatcatataattttttatcaacattGATGTATAAGATTACCAATTTTAgctcttttattcatatttttgggTTGTTATGtctttacaaaataatcatttcgcaaaaatcctttttttttttagcaataattgCAGTTtagcttataaaaaaataaggagtatacacaataaaaatatatataaaataaatatataataaaaaataaggattatatatatatatatattaaagagaattagTAAAGATAAAACAGGTCATTATTTCTAATGAggataattctattttttcttaacTTAGAGGAATTACTGGACTAATAACTAGGAATAactgtgaaaaataattaattaaaatatgacaatttcACATAATTCAAGGTGTAAAAGTGCATGTAAAAATGATGAGCAAGATGCTTTGATGTAAAAGTAatgtcaaatgaaaaaaaaaaaaaaaatgtatcaacaaGCATTCAAAATGAAGAACTGATAGCAGAAAGATATTTGCTGAAGAGATATAAGGGAATTAGGCAAGATTGTTCaactattcaattaattatttctgaaatgtttacTATAGGTAAAATCCCTCTAAGATTTGAGAAGGATTTTACATATTTCAGTTTTCTATTTGtttaatgagaataaataatatatctgaaatatacagcatttaaattattaatactgaagaatattttaatctttaatattattaatctttgaaatataaatttatattactaataaaatttgagaaagataatgaatatatttcagaaatcttaaaattccatttttgacaAAACTAAAAATCAGAATTCTGTATCACAATCCTCTCACCATAGTTTCTTACTTCTAATTTGTATGCCAATGATATGCATTAATCATTgaagatttatttagtaaaaatatcaaagaaattgaTTTTGTGAAGATAATATGTGAATGTTTTCTAAAAAACGAATATACCTGATCCTGAAAGCTTAATTTATAAGAGtgaatattttctgcaatttataataataatctagAAATAAAGTTTCCCTGCAAAGTACTTAATTCTTTCTATAAGTGATAAAATTTATAGTGTTTTGGTTCcaaaaaacgaaatatttcatgaaatacagtaaaagaaagaaacgaaacgctttaaataatgagaaatgtCATTGGCTTCAAGAGAAAAAAGttacagatattttcaaaatgtgtttgTCCTAAATtgctattaagaaaaatataagaaatgaaatctatTCCTCATATAATGACTTCATATATTATACAACATggacatttttcattaaatgaaaaacaagtaAGGAAAAAAGTCTTAAAAGTTCTTAGAAGGTATGGAACGTGTTCGTATATTCGTGACGTCTAAATGATGTCAGTTCCTGTGAttattaagcatttattaattagtattaatttatccCTTTACCTGGCAGAAAAACTTCTTTTCCattgttcatttaataaatttgcgCAGGCATCTGCATATTCTGGATATTCATGCAACAAAACCACAGAAACATTATCTATTTTCATGAcctaatgtttcaaataaattattttaatgcactattatagttttaatttgcCGCATATACAGGCTGTACATTTACGCATTATACAGTATAAATCTAAAACTTCGTAGGATTTGAAACAGATTTAAATTTCCAGTCACAAAAATAACTTCGTCTGCTATTATTAAACCAATTAATCGAtgataaaattaaacagaaaccaggataaatgaattttgaaataaaggatTTAAACATAATTCTGATTTGATGTATCTTTCTTCTGATATTAAAGaccttataaaaatagaaatatattataaaaacataataatatataatgagatgATTTCCTTGAAATATGATCCAAGATCATCACTCGAAGCTCTAGTTGAAGCTATGCATCGAGGTTTTGGATGGATTAGGGATGCAtcatatatgattatttttaataatgactaTTTTAccatagttatttttaaacatttgtaataaatactaaccattttttaaaatttaagatttaattcaataaagCCCAAATATAGAAATCATGCCACTTGTGTTGAGCACATTCATTCTACAGCACCATCTATTGATGCAATACTGgactaaaataaaaactttaaagaattgacattttttacttcaatttttttagaagatactttattcaaataaataaagcaagtaaatagctttaaataaaattaaaaattaagtttaaataagtaaattatgtcaatcacaaattatttaaattaataatttaagtatgaattgtaattaataaaaatttactacaactaattaataatttttttattaaaagtgtgactgaaataaaaattatttggaacaaatatggCAGTCGTGTgttgaatatttttgtgaatgtgGCGACAAGGTATTCGCGTTATTCTTTGtctaacattaaattttctttgtaacaattaatttaattttgaaaattaattcggaattttgagatttatcttcctgataattttttattgaatttattgcatatttatgatgagtatatttattaaatttgttaggAATTtggaatgaattcatttttttaaaaaagctattaaaCTCATTAATGACTTGGCGTGCATGAAACAAACTGATTATATGctgaaaaatctatatttaaagaaatattttaaattttggattctgGTCTACATGATCAAGAAACAACTTTCATtggtttgataaaattattagacAAGTTCTTaatcattatttcaatgaaattgttagttagaaattgaaaattgttaGAAAGAGAAATTAAAGACTATCAAATAGTTATTCAACAGTCTTAAACtggaactgaaaattaataatttaaatctttttactcTCTTGTAAACGTAGTATagggaaagtatagtaatcgccaaagaattttaactcaatatcttgacgaatcttcacgttttagatctccctgaggtcgaaaaacacatttctgaaaaatttccgcccgtctgtctgtctgtgacaaagataactccaaaacgatttgagctagatgggtgaaattcggaatacggtttttacaccaaatttgcagatttctattaaattttgaacgaaatacgttcaaagaaaatctgtttggccggctattcgaatataagttaatacgataagtataaaataaaaagagctagactgataaaattcgatgcatagatttagcatctataatgtagacactcatcaaattttgagttaaatctaaCAATgcattgaccatctgtcggtctgtattttcagaaacatgtaagcacaataactcaaaagcgcaatgacctaaatatatcaaattcagtatgggtttttgtaaatacaattgcagttttatatgaaatctttGAGAAAAATCTGTCTGGATTCAATTGTTGGATATTATTGACGGCATATCaaggattaatagccaaaaaacaCGTCatgatgacacgatagattcagtaaaaatgctaaatttgcatCAAAAGTTACTATTTCGTAACTGTTGAACGCCATTATCATTCACAGCGTTCTCCGGTATgacacgtttattagagagtacgcgagaaagttttgggaaaccCACTGGTTTGAGTTGGGGTATTAAAACTAAAAGATGATGTGACTTAGTCTACTCAGTCTTAGTCTTGACAGAACTTGTTaaatctgttatattttttctcatggattcatttttcaaagctcattcagttattttaattttttgtataatattatgacAATTAATGAACACTTTTAAGAATAGATAGTCTGTATGCAGTGCAAAccttacaatattatttatttcctttaaacaaaaaaatgcatgCGAAATTTTagagtttgaaaattttacaaaactccATTAATCAAGGTTTTACGGAAAATTTGTTGAATCTCCTATAATACAGCAATTTGTAGAACCGTCTGCCTCCCAAAGTAACTTGAATTTagcacttattaaaaaaatgtttgctaacATTGCGAAATGAtgagtttagttacattaacacccagttttaaagcaatgctAAGATTATTTTGGAGCGGATCTCGTcattctgaaccgcggtcagatgacgacgacgacacctgagctggcactccctctccaaacttccacatagCATTGGTGGGAGGACGCTTGGTCCCGAGGGATTAAACGTGCGCCAGACCTGCTTTCACGTCGGTTTTTCGGTGGACTTGTCTCTCGAACCtaaagccgaggccttaccactaggccaccacgGCCCACATAATGttgagttgttgttgtttcttatggcacttgccatgaacaagcctgCTGTTCGAAGACAGCTGATTTAAGCCTgaaggggagcgcctcttgtttctatagtagcgccaagTGAACGACTTTAGCTACACACaggtcacaaccctttttacggggcggacttcattcactcatccacagatcgtaatttagacctgaatcagagaatgatcacccctgatccagtacccctacTGGTGTTATTCTTGACacggaggactttgtgaccacgacagccACCAAACACGCAGGGAATCTTAAACTggcagggttcgaactcgcaagggacgcgaatccaaagctctaccaaccaggctatcccggcctggATGTTGAGTAATATTGTGAAATGATGtagtgaataattattttcaaatttgcgCTTTTTCTTTGCTGAAAGAAATTGGTTTGAAAATGTAAACGccacaaaattattgaaaactgtactcagaagtgaaatatttgttactttttcacatttatttttcaaaatttttctcttttccgAACTGATGAATgcttattaaaaaagtatatatacatGTGCATCACATTAGCAATTTAATTATTCGATATTATGTCGGATTTTTATTTCGTACTAATCTGATACACTCGCAATTACCCGTTGATAATGTtatctttattaagaaatgtGAGAGACAGTTTCAGGGAGACCCTTCTCACGAAactagaaagatttttttttttctatccaggTAAATCGAAAAATTATTCTTGCGGAAGTTGCGCTGAGTATTTTGTATACATGCATAGAAAAGCGAAAAAGATTTTTCCTTTATGATCTTTAATGAGCTGAGACCAATCAAATCATAAGTAAGTATCTGAGTAATATCCATTAAGTTTTCCTTcagttacaatttttcttttctgctttccTTAGTTGTTAGCAATAACATGTGAGGCTTGCTTCTAGAA encodes:
- the LOC129966160 gene encoding N-alpha-acetyltransferase 80-like, whose product is MKIDNVSVVLLHEYPEYADACANLLNEQWKRSFSARMHSLNRSCKELPDSLVLLEEENGQKRVIGHSRITRVLEDNDGCWIESVIIAEDKRNKGYGKYLMNKTEEYAKKLKFSTAYLSTHDQQGFYERLGYVYSEPVSSISFQKSGLMRNIMFSHMKNKVEIEYQAKGEQNSKRKEQSNLNNLIPPPPPPPPLFNQSQHSLTANNMIKYWMKKSL